The genomic region CACGCGGTCTTCTCGTAGACGACCTTGAGGTAGTGCTCGACGCTGTCGACGTGGTCGGCGGCGCCGCGGGTCTCGCGCATCTGCCCGGTCACCAGCTGGGCGAACGTGTCGGCGATGATGCGCACCGCTTCGGGCCCGAGCCGACTGACCAGCCGTGAGGCGGTGGCGAACAAGTAGTCACCCGCCAGAATCGCGATGTTGTTGCCCCACCGCGCGTTGGCGCTGTCCGCGCCGCGGCGGACCTGCGCCTCGTCCATGACGTCGTCGTGGTAGAGCGTCGCCAGGTGCACCAGTTCGATGACGGCGCCTGCGACGGTGACCTGCCACGCCTCGGGCTCGGGGCCCAGCTGGGCGGACAGCACGGTGAACAGCGGGCGGAACCGTTTCCCGCCCGCCTGGAACAGATGCTGGACGGCGTCGGCCATCAGCTCGTCGGCTTTGCCCAGCTCAGTGGCCATCAGCTCCTCGATGCGGGCCACGCCGTCGCGGACGTCCTGCGCGAAAGCGGGGTTTCCGAAGTCGACGCCTGCCACCACGGTCGCCGGTGTCCTCACACTGCCAACATACTGGGAACCATGGACGGTTCGGCGGGCAGGAGCGATGCGACCGGGGGATCGATGAAGGCTGACGTGGTGGTCGTCGGGGCAGGACCGGCGGGTTCGGCGGCCGCCGCATGGGCCGCGCGTGCAGGCCGCGACGTGCTCGTGGTCGATTCGGCGCAGTTCCCGCGCGACAAGGCCTGCGGTGACGGCCTCACCCCGCGTGCGGTGCAGGAGATGCAGCGGCTCGGGCTGGGTCCGTGGCTGGCCGGCCGGGTGCAGCACCGCGGGTTGCGGCTGTCGGGCTTCGGCGCCGACGTCGAGATCGAGTGGCCGGGTCCGTCGTTTCCGGCTACGTCCAGCGCGGTGCCGCGACTCGAGCTCGACGACCGCATCCGGATGGTCGCCGCCGACGACGGCGCCAAGATGCTGCTGGGCACCAAAGCCGTTGGAGTCGAGCATGACTCGTCGGGCCGAGTGTCGTCGGTGCGCCTGGACTCGGGGGCCGCGATCAGCTGCACGGAACTCATCGTGGCCGACGGTGCACGCTCGACGCTGGGCCGGGCGCTGGGCCGGCGGTGGCATCAGGAGACGGTGTACGGCGTCGCGGTCCGCGGGTACATCGCCACGCCGCGGGCCGGCGAGCCGTGGATCACGTCGCACCTGGAATTGCGCTCGCCCGAGGGTGAAGTGCTGCCCGGTTACGGCTGGATCTTCCCGCTGGGCAACGGCGAGGTGAACATCGGCGTCGGAGCGCTGGCCA from Mycobacterium sp. IDR2000157661 harbors:
- the grcC1 gene encoding nonaprenyl/(2E,6E)-farnesyl/geranylgeranyl diphosphat synthase encodes the protein MRTPATVVAGVDFGNPAFAQDVRDGVARIEELMATELGKADELMADAVQHLFQAGGKRFRPLFTVLSAQLGPEPEAWQVTVAGAVIELVHLATLYHDDVMDEAQVRRGADSANARWGNNIAILAGDYLFATASRLVSRLGPEAVRIIADTFAQLVTGQMRETRGAADHVDSVEHYLKVVYEKTACLIAASGRFGATFSGAGEEQIERLSRLGGIVGTAFQISDDIIDIDSDADESGKVPGTDLREGVHTLPVLFALRETGSDADRLRELLAGPVDNDDDVAEALRLLRASEGIVKAKETVAQYAAQAREELANLPEGPGRHALATLVDYTVNRHG
- the menJ gene encoding menaquinone reductase gives rise to the protein MKADVVVVGAGPAGSAAAAWAARAGRDVLVVDSAQFPRDKACGDGLTPRAVQEMQRLGLGPWLAGRVQHRGLRLSGFGADVEIEWPGPSFPATSSAVPRLELDDRIRMVAADDGAKMLLGTKAVGVEHDSSGRVSSVRLDSGAAISCTELIVADGARSTLGRALGRRWHQETVYGVAVRGYIATPRAGEPWITSHLELRSPEGEVLPGYGWIFPLGNGEVNIGVGALATAKRPADAALRPLMSYYTGLRREEWAFVGEPRAGLSALLPMGGAVSGVAGPNWMLIGDAAACVNPLNGEGIDYGLETGRLAAELLGSGDLTAAWPAVLTEHYARGFSVARRLALLLTIPRFLPATGPLAMRSRFLMTFAVRVMGNFVTEEDEDWVARVWRGAGLLSRRIDERPPFR